Proteins encoded in a region of the Mariprofundus ferrinatatus genome:
- the tsaA gene encoding tRNA (N6-threonylcarbamoyladenosine(37)-N6)-methyltransferase TrmO, with protein MSKKRPASPAEPGWGRKPPKGTPPKNYTDDFSHSESSELEITMQPIGVVHSSYRERFAVPRQPSLDDPQSATIELNDGMNLDQAVKDLDGFSHIWVIYWMHLNQGWNPTVTPPRGPKVRRGLFATRGPHRPNSIGLSAVRLTRVEGRTLHIQGHDMLDGTPVLDIKPYLPYADAFPDASSGWVGETGVAAMKESINTGS; from the coding sequence ATGAGTAAAAAGAGACCGGCCTCCCCTGCCGAACCGGGCTGGGGACGCAAGCCGCCAAAAGGCACCCCTCCAAAAAACTACACGGACGATTTCTCGCATTCAGAAAGTAGTGAACTTGAGATCACCATGCAGCCGATTGGCGTCGTGCACAGTAGCTATCGTGAGCGTTTTGCCGTACCGCGTCAGCCTTCGCTGGATGATCCACAGTCTGCAACCATTGAACTTAACGACGGCATGAACCTCGACCAGGCGGTCAAGGATCTTGATGGCTTCTCCCATATCTGGGTGATCTACTGGATGCATCTGAACCAGGGCTGGAATCCGACCGTCACACCACCCCGCGGTCCCAAGGTGCGTCGCGGTCTATTCGCCACACGTGGCCCGCACCGCCCTAACAGCATCGGACTTTCGGCAGTGCGTCTGACCAGGGTCGAGGGGCGCACCCTGCATATCCAGGGCCACGACATGCTCGATGGTACTCCTGTGCTCGATATCAAACCCTATCTCCCCTATGCCGATGCATTCCCCGATGCCAGCAGCGGCTGGGTCGGCGAGACGGGCGTCGCCGCAATGAAGGAGTCGATCAACACGGGCAGCTAA
- a CDS encoding ATPase: MERLLGDQLKDKRLLTDDQVKQALERQRLHGGRLGDNLVALGFLSEEQLGSFFHRKPHSPDSIEDTGLRRTFIVDLVMKHLFTLREFTLHDVVERLKLPTPIIDEVLEDIQRHQMIEVKGSSGMGRMTYRYTLTDRGKARAQELLGISRYAGPAPVPLSVYRRMIEVQTVKNILVEESSVLKAFSHLIVSNELLTRLGPAVSSGRALFLYGPPGNGKTAIAETIARVMPETVYIPYAVLVDDDVIMLYDPVTHRAVAQQGSPENELIKRNLPDARWLEIERPIVMAGGELDLSMLDLEFNPVSRFYQAPLQMKANNGIFIIDDFGRQQMDPQDLLNRWIVPLERHTDFLSLQSGMKFEIPFDQLVVFSTNLEPKKLVDEAFLRRIRYKIKIDHPTEQEYEKIFRAVCDANGVEYKQEMLTFLMERFYRRSGRPPNSCHPRDLIDHIIDDSHYHGHKPELTEKSLTAAWETYFVEL; the protein is encoded by the coding sequence ATGGAAAGACTGCTTGGAGATCAACTCAAGGACAAACGCCTGCTGACCGATGATCAGGTAAAACAGGCGCTTGAAAGACAGCGTCTGCATGGTGGGCGTCTGGGCGACAACCTGGTTGCACTTGGATTCCTGAGCGAGGAGCAGCTGGGGTCATTCTTCCATCGCAAGCCCCATTCACCTGACTCAATCGAGGATACCGGGCTCAGGCGTACGTTTATCGTTGACCTTGTCATGAAGCATCTCTTTACACTGCGTGAATTCACGCTGCATGATGTGGTTGAGCGTTTGAAACTTCCCACCCCGATTATAGATGAGGTGCTGGAGGATATTCAGCGCCACCAGATGATCGAGGTGAAAGGGTCATCCGGCATGGGGCGGATGACCTATAGATACACTTTGACCGACCGTGGAAAGGCTCGTGCACAGGAGCTGCTGGGTATTTCCCGCTATGCGGGTCCTGCACCAGTACCGCTCTCCGTCTATCGGCGCATGATCGAGGTACAGACAGTCAAAAACATTCTCGTGGAAGAGTCATCGGTTCTGAAGGCATTTTCTCATCTGATCGTCAGCAATGAGCTGCTGACCCGGCTGGGGCCGGCCGTAAGCTCCGGTCGTGCCCTGTTTCTCTATGGGCCACCTGGAAACGGTAAAACAGCGATTGCCGAAACCATTGCCAGGGTGATGCCGGAGACGGTCTATATCCCATACGCGGTACTGGTCGATGATGATGTGATTATGCTTTACGATCCGGTGACGCATCGGGCTGTGGCACAGCAAGGGTCGCCGGAGAATGAACTGATCAAGCGAAATCTGCCTGATGCCCGCTGGCTGGAGATTGAACGGCCGATCGTGATGGCAGGCGGCGAACTCGACCTCTCCATGCTTGATCTCGAGTTCAATCCGGTTTCCCGCTTTTATCAGGCTCCGCTGCAGATGAAAGCCAATAACGGTATCTTTATTATCGATGATTTCGGGCGCCAGCAGATGGATCCGCAGGATCTTCTTAACCGCTGGATTGTGCCGCTGGAACGTCACACCGACTTTCTCTCTCTGCAGAGCGGCATGAAGTTCGAGATTCCGTTCGATCAGCTGGTGGTCTTCTCCACCAATCTTGAACCCAAGAAGCTGGTGGATGAGGCGTTTCTTCGCCGTATCCGCTATAAAATCAAGATCGATCATCCGACCGAGCAGGAGTATGAGAAGATCTTCAGGGCCGTCTGCGATGCCAACGGAGTGGAGTATAAGCAGGAGATGCTCACTTTCCTGATGGAGCGCTTCTATCGACGTTCCGGCAGGCCTCCGAATTCCTGTCACCCCCGGGATCTGATTGATCACATCATCGACGATTCGCACTACCATGGCCATAAACCGGAGCTTACAGAGAAGAGCCTGACCGCGGCATGGGAGACCTATTTCGTAGAGTTGTAG
- a CDS encoding ATPase, translating to MQRLLGDQLRDNQLVTDKQIEQALEKQRLHGGSLGKNLVDLGFLAEEELDAFISRRPQPPQSIEETGLRRSFIVDLVIKHLSTLGDFTLEDVVDRVKLPATVIDEVLEELQHKKLIEVIGSSGFGRLSNRYVLTDHGKTRAQTLIKSSHYIGPAPVSLDAYRRMIEMQPVQNIKVRASDVEESFSHLVITDDLRARLGPAVNSGCALFLYGPSGNGKTSIAETIANMMPETVYIPYAVLVDDDVIVLYDPVTHVAVDQEEPESDAREVMRHDLHDSRWLEIERPIVMTGGELVLDMLDLEFNPITHFYQAPLQMKANNGIFIVDDFGRQQMNPQDLLNRWIVPLERHTDFLSLKSGIKFEIPFDQLVVFATNIEPKKLVDEAFLRRIRYKIKIDHPAEHEFRQIFKSVCEYNGIVYRKEMVDFLLERFYRPTGRKLNACHPRDLINHIIDYAEFNEHKPELTEASLTAAWNSYFVDM from the coding sequence ATGCAAAGGCTTCTTGGTGATCAACTTAGGGACAACCAGCTTGTCACTGATAAGCAGATTGAGCAGGCGCTTGAAAAACAGAGGCTGCACGGGGGCAGCCTTGGTAAAAACCTTGTTGATCTTGGCTTCCTTGCCGAGGAAGAACTCGATGCATTTATAAGCCGCAGACCGCAACCACCACAATCAATTGAAGAGACCGGATTAAGACGCTCATTTATTGTCGATCTGGTCATCAAGCATCTCTCTACGCTAGGCGATTTCACACTGGAGGATGTTGTGGATCGGGTGAAACTTCCGGCAACAGTTATCGATGAGGTTCTGGAAGAGCTTCAGCATAAGAAGCTGATAGAGGTTATCGGGTCATCCGGATTTGGCAGGCTCTCCAATCGTTATGTGCTGACTGATCATGGGAAAACCCGGGCACAGACCCTGATCAAGAGCTCGCACTATATTGGCCCTGCACCTGTCTCACTGGATGCCTATCGCCGAATGATAGAGATGCAGCCGGTGCAAAACATCAAGGTGAGGGCATCTGATGTAGAGGAGTCATTTTCACACCTGGTCATCACTGACGATCTGCGAGCCCGGCTGGGTCCAGCTGTCAATTCCGGCTGCGCACTGTTTCTTTACGGCCCTTCAGGTAATGGCAAAACGTCGATTGCTGAAACCATTGCGAACATGATGCCGGAGACCGTTTATATCCCCTACGCAGTTCTTGTCGATGATGATGTGATAGTTCTCTACGATCCGGTGACGCATGTGGCAGTCGATCAGGAGGAGCCGGAGAGTGATGCCCGCGAGGTAATGAGGCATGATCTTCATGATTCGCGCTGGCTGGAGATTGAGCGCCCGATTGTGATGACCGGTGGCGAACTTGTTCTTGATATGCTTGATCTTGAATTCAATCCGATTACCCACTTTTATCAGGCACCGCTGCAGATGAAGGCGAATAACGGCATTTTCATTGTCGATGATTTCGGTCGCCAGCAGATGAACCCGCAGGATCTGCTCAATCGCTGGATCGTGCCACTTGAACGGCATACGGACTTCCTCTCGCTGAAGAGCGGCATCAAGTTCGAGATCCCATTCGATCAACTGGTCGTTTTTGCCACCAATATTGAGCCGAAAAAACTTGTCGATGAGGCCTTCCTGCGGCGTATCCGGTATAAAATCAAGATCGATCATCCAGCCGAGCATGAATTCAGACAGATTTTCAAAAGCGTTTGCGAATACAATGGCATTGTCTATCGGAAGGAGATGGTCGATTTTCTCTTAGAGCGTTTCTATCGGCCTACGGGAAGGAAGCTTAATGCCTGCCATCCACGCGACCTGATCAACCACATCATCGACTATGCCGAGTTTAACGAGCATAAGCCTGAGCTGACGGAGGCAAGTCTGACAGCTGCCTGGAACAGCTACTTCGTAGATATGTAG
- a CDS encoding TatD family hydrolase translates to MTDPIALFDTHCHVDFSHYADDRDAMFERMAAAGVEGCVVVGVDFSHINDLRALSEMRSNVWFSVGVHPNHEVEVEPSIKQLCELAAHSRCVAIGETGMDFFRHHVAPEVQEQRFRTHIRAAKAMRKPVIVHNRDADSESIRILQEENVSECGGIMHCFSADMETANAAIDMGMSISFSGNVTFKRNEELREVAAMVPDDLLLVETDAPYLAPVPFRGKRNEPAYVKYIAECIAGVRGVTLAELAARTTRNARARFGI, encoded by the coding sequence ATGACTGATCCTATCGCACTCTTCGACACCCACTGCCATGTCGATTTTTCGCATTATGCGGATGATCGTGACGCCATGTTTGAACGTATGGCGGCAGCGGGGGTCGAAGGGTGCGTTGTGGTTGGTGTCGATTTCAGCCACATCAATGATCTCAGGGCACTGTCCGAGATGCGCAGCAATGTCTGGTTCAGTGTGGGCGTGCACCCCAACCATGAGGTGGAAGTCGAACCCTCCATCAAGCAGTTATGCGAACTGGCCGCTCATTCACGCTGCGTGGCGATCGGTGAGACCGGCATGGACTTCTTTCGACATCATGTGGCGCCTGAAGTGCAGGAGCAGCGTTTCCGAACCCATATCCGGGCGGCAAAGGCCATGCGTAAGCCGGTCATTGTGCACAATCGCGATGCCGACAGTGAATCGATCCGTATCCTGCAGGAAGAGAACGTATCGGAATGCGGGGGTATCATGCACTGCTTTTCGGCCGATATGGAAACAGCCAATGCAGCTATCGATATGGGTATGTCGATCTCCTTTTCAGGCAATGTAACCTTCAAACGAAATGAGGAGCTAAGGGAAGTGGCGGCGATGGTGCCGGACGATCTGTTGCTGGTAGAGACCGACGCACCCTATCTGGCGCCCGTGCCTTTTCGCGGTAAACGCAATGAGCCGGCATATGTGAAATATATCGCCGAGTGCATTGCCGGGGTGCGGGGTGTAACGCTCGCTGAGCTTGCTGCCCGGACCACCCGCAATGCAAGAGCACGTTTCGGAATCTGA
- a CDS encoding HD-GYP domain-containing protein, with the protein MFELMSGQDAKAALKFLFNAALDIEVETDHQKFIDKVLYHARLIFNASAGSISLIDGEHLQFMTLQNDEIDITQLIGSHRRIPLRKDSIAGYVAVTGKMLHISDPYNLPEGVPYRFNSAVDKKTGFRTEAILAVPLRHPSEGVIGTLEILNPREKIFHELNIGIAKGFSSIAAANIVSKRLQGSLKNAYLETLARLGLAAEYKDEDTFQHIQRIRHSSKIIARHLGFSEEEQENIFHASAMHDVGKVSIPDGILNKKGKLDAEEWKIIQTHPEKGASILGGSDTEILQMSEQIARYHHEKWNGKGYPEGLREEQIPLVARIVAVTDVFDALVQERPYKKAWPLQDALDLIQRERGEHFDPNVVDAFFACQKEIVNIQRENGTIVE; encoded by the coding sequence ATGTTTGAGTTAATGAGCGGGCAAGATGCAAAGGCTGCATTGAAATTTCTATTTAATGCGGCACTCGATATTGAGGTGGAAACTGATCATCAGAAATTCATTGATAAGGTACTGTATCATGCAAGGCTGATATTTAATGCATCGGCTGGAAGCATCTCTCTGATCGACGGCGAACATCTTCAGTTCATGACGCTGCAGAATGATGAAATTGACATCACTCAGCTTATCGGAAGCCATCGCAGGATTCCTCTTCGTAAAGACAGTATTGCAGGCTATGTGGCGGTCACTGGCAAAATGCTTCATATCAGTGACCCATACAATCTGCCAGAAGGTGTTCCATACCGCTTCAATTCAGCCGTTGACAAGAAAACCGGATTCAGAACCGAAGCGATTCTGGCTGTTCCTCTGCGCCATCCCTCGGAAGGGGTGATCGGAACGCTCGAAATTTTGAATCCAAGGGAGAAGATATTTCATGAGCTGAATATTGGCATCGCCAAGGGTTTTTCATCGATTGCTGCTGCGAATATTGTCAGTAAGCGTCTTCAGGGGTCATTAAAGAATGCCTATCTGGAAACCCTGGCGCGACTGGGCCTTGCCGCTGAGTATAAGGATGAGGACACATTCCAGCATATCCAGAGAATCAGGCACTCATCCAAGATTATTGCGCGTCATCTGGGGTTTTCTGAGGAGGAGCAGGAGAATATTTTTCATGCGTCAGCCATGCATGATGTTGGAAAGGTGAGTATTCCGGACGGGATCTTGAACAAAAAAGGCAAACTTGATGCAGAGGAGTGGAAAATCATTCAGACCCACCCGGAAAAAGGCGCATCGATACTGGGGGGATCCGACACAGAGATACTCCAGATGAGTGAACAGATTGCCAGGTATCACCATGAGAAGTGGAATGGGAAGGGGTATCCCGAAGGGCTGAGGGAGGAGCAGATTCCGCTGGTTGCCAGAATTGTTGCGGTTACCGATGTATTTGATGCGCTTGTGCAGGAGAGACCCTACAAAAAAGCGTGGCCATTGCAGGATGCTCTCGACCTGATACAGAGAGAGCGAGGCGAACACTTTGATCCAAATGTGGTGGATGCCTTTTTTGCCTGCCAGAAAGAGATCGTCAATATCCAGCGGGAGAACGGGACGATTGTTGAATAA
- a CDS encoding SPOR domain-containing protein, with the protein MSDKMEKELDPNNSADQDTNDDTFTWTTPFASETSLDEVDIDFDHPESSPFGVESETGNVPETGTIPEMEPVAPYRSEPVMRAPYAPEPEVEPEKDSEPLQQAGGGKLSAALSIIAILISSAAMLLHFASSDTSTWEQEKALLKAAAERSEARYLEVTQELNRRVRVLESQQEHLEGSLQMQSKRIDSKFGRVISEPSPETLTKEPSPAPTTAPVTGWAVNLMSMEDKEAAAKERDRLIALEIPAEISPFYIDKTLKYRIRISGFPDKETAELYRQKLASQYGIKDGWVYKP; encoded by the coding sequence ATGAGTGACAAGATGGAAAAAGAGCTGGATCCCAACAACAGCGCCGATCAAGACACGAATGATGACACCTTCACCTGGACCACGCCGTTTGCCAGTGAAACATCCCTGGATGAGGTGGATATCGACTTTGATCACCCTGAATCTTCCCCTTTTGGGGTAGAAAGTGAGACTGGAAACGTGCCGGAAACAGGTACCATCCCGGAGATGGAGCCGGTTGCCCCTTATCGCAGTGAGCCGGTAATGCGTGCACCTTACGCTCCGGAGCCGGAGGTTGAACCGGAAAAAGATAGCGAACCACTGCAACAGGCAGGAGGCGGCAAGCTATCCGCTGCTCTTTCGATCATCGCTATCCTGATCTCATCAGCAGCCATGCTTCTCCATTTCGCCAGCAGCGACACATCCACCTGGGAGCAGGAGAAAGCACTGCTCAAAGCAGCAGCAGAGCGGAGCGAAGCACGTTATCTTGAGGTTACCCAGGAGCTGAACAGGCGTGTACGTGTACTGGAGTCGCAACAGGAGCATCTGGAAGGTTCGCTGCAGATGCAGTCCAAGCGTATCGACTCGAAATTCGGCAGGGTGATTTCAGAGCCCTCTCCAGAAACTCTCACCAAAGAGCCATCCCCGGCACCGACAACTGCACCGGTTACCGGCTGGGCTGTCAACCTGATGTCCATGGAGGACAAAGAGGCGGCCGCAAAAGAGAGGGATCGACTGATTGCGCTCGAGATTCCGGCCGAGATCAGCCCCTTCTATATTGATAAGACCCTCAAGTACCGTATCCGCATCAGCGGTTTCCCCGACAAGGAGACAGCCGAGTTATACAGGCAGAAGCTGGCATCCCAATACGGCATCAAAGATGGCTGGGTATATAAACCATAA
- a CDS encoding HAD-IA family hydrolase, whose amino-acid sequence MAELKCILWDVDGTLADTERDGHRVAFNMAFDEAGHAREWDVPTYGELLEVTGGKERIKFDIERGGMPDMEHEEVAGLHARKTIHYQSLIAEGRIPLRPGVRRLLEEAYEAGITLGVATTTTPAALDALIEHSLGKEWFDRFAVLAAGDIVPAKKPAPDIYTYAMEQLGVNPENTLALEDSENGWKAANAAGLKCVVTVNDYTRNHDFTGADLVVSELGEPEGEAVEVLQDLHTLDVHHVKLSHLKAIMHD is encoded by the coding sequence ATGGCAGAACTGAAATGCATCCTGTGGGATGTGGATGGAACTCTGGCGGACACCGAGCGTGATGGGCACCGTGTAGCTTTTAATATGGCTTTTGACGAGGCGGGACATGCGCGTGAATGGGATGTGCCAACCTATGGTGAGTTGCTGGAGGTGACCGGCGGCAAGGAGCGTATCAAGTTCGATATCGAGCGCGGCGGCATGCCAGATATGGAGCATGAGGAAGTTGCAGGATTGCATGCGCGCAAGACCATTCATTACCAGAGTCTGATTGCCGAGGGGCGCATTCCACTGCGACCGGGTGTACGCCGTCTGCTGGAAGAGGCTTATGAGGCTGGTATTACTCTGGGTGTGGCCACGACCACCACGCCTGCAGCACTTGATGCCCTGATCGAGCACTCGCTCGGCAAGGAGTGGTTCGACCGTTTTGCCGTGCTGGCTGCGGGTGACATCGTACCGGCCAAGAAGCCTGCCCCCGACATCTACACCTATGCGATGGAGCAGCTTGGTGTAAATCCTGAAAACACACTGGCTCTCGAGGATTCCGAAAATGGCTGGAAAGCAGCCAATGCTGCCGGGCTCAAATGTGTGGTAACGGTGAACGATTATACCCGAAACCATGATTTCACCGGCGCTGACCTGGTGGTGTCCGAGTTGGGCGAGCCGGAAGGCGAAGCAGTCGAGGTTCTGCAGGATTTACACACACTCGATGTTCACCATGTGAAACTGAGTCACCTGAAAGCGATCATGCATGACTGA
- the clpS gene encoding ATP-dependent Clp protease adapter ClpS: MSDIHMPEIVHKPDAETTEPQLQRPPMYSVVMLNDDFTPMDFVVDILVRYFHKSEETANTLMLQIHLQGSAVCGVFPRGIAETKIHQVEAASRSGGHPLRCIMEREPDE; encoded by the coding sequence ATGAGCGATATCCATATGCCGGAAATAGTGCATAAGCCTGATGCAGAAACGACCGAACCTCAACTGCAACGACCCCCCATGTATTCTGTGGTTATGCTTAACGATGACTTTACCCCGATGGACTTTGTGGTTGATATTCTGGTGCGCTACTTCCATAAATCGGAAGAGACGGCCAACACGCTGATGCTGCAAATTCACCTGCAGGGAAGTGCCGTATGTGGCGTATTCCCAAGGGGTATTGCTGAGACAAAGATACATCAGGTCGAGGCTGCCAGTCGCAGTGGTGGCCACCCTCTGCGTTGCATCATGGAGCGCGAACCGGACGAATAG
- the clpA gene encoding ATP-dependent Clp protease ATP-binding subunit ClpA, whose amino-acid sequence MGILSEELEETLNETFHNAHVRRNEFVTVEHLLLGLLDNPNALGVLLGCRADIEKLRQELTGFIRDHVAILPHDAGETTASIGLQRVIQRAVMHVQASGKHEVNGGHVLVAIFSEKDSHAVHFLNRMGITRLDVVSFIAHGAYSDEPAQDEQGRNTPAIEHEQGDSNASPLKRFCINLSVRAAEGKIDPLIGRKIELDRCIQTLCRRRKNNPLLVGEAGVGKTAIAEGLALKIAMGETSDVIRNATVYALDMGALLAGTKYRGDFEERLKAVLHALEREDHAILFIDEIHTIIGAGAASGGTMDASNLLKPVLANGELRCIGATTYQEFRNLFEKDRALSRRFQKIDVPEPSIAETIDILKGLKSRFEEHHNVRYSQAAIEQAAKLAKRHLHERYLPDSAIDVLDEAGAAMRVRPEEKRRTQINVHDIESMIATMARIPQQQVSASDKKRLAHLDRDLKLSVFGQDRAIDMLSASIKLSRAGLSHPEKPIGSFLFTGPTGVGKTEVARQLARIMGVELIRFDMSEYMESHTVSRLIGAPPGYVGFDQGGLLTEAVSKNPHAVLLLDEIEKAHPDLFNLLLQVMDHGTLTDNNGRKADFRHIVLIMTSNAGAFEIQQGSIGFNPNPQQGKDEDAIKRIFTPEFRNRLDSIIGFSQLSEEVILHVVDKLLIELEAQLLERKVEIDVSDAAKRWLARNGHDPLMGARPMARLIQEQIKKPLADAILFGALQKGGIATIDCEAGKLVVREQEPETA is encoded by the coding sequence ATGGGAATATTGAGTGAAGAGCTTGAAGAGACACTGAACGAAACATTCCACAATGCACATGTTCGCAGGAATGAGTTTGTCACTGTTGAACATCTCCTGCTCGGTCTGCTGGATAACCCCAATGCGCTCGGTGTACTGCTCGGCTGCCGTGCCGACATCGAAAAATTGCGTCAGGAACTTACAGGGTTTATCCGGGACCATGTTGCAATCCTGCCGCATGATGCCGGTGAAACCACGGCCAGCATTGGTCTGCAGCGTGTAATTCAGCGAGCAGTCATGCATGTACAGGCATCGGGAAAACATGAGGTAAATGGTGGCCACGTCTTGGTGGCTATCTTCTCCGAAAAGGATTCGCACGCTGTCCATTTTCTTAATCGCATGGGCATCACCCGACTCGATGTGGTCAGCTTTATCGCCCACGGAGCCTACAGCGACGAGCCTGCTCAGGATGAGCAGGGCAGGAACACGCCGGCTATTGAACACGAACAGGGCGACTCCAACGCATCGCCACTTAAACGCTTCTGCATCAATCTCTCCGTGCGTGCTGCTGAAGGAAAGATCGATCCACTGATCGGTCGCAAAATCGAGCTTGACCGCTGCATCCAGACCCTTTGCCGTCGTCGAAAAAACAACCCGCTCCTGGTCGGTGAGGCAGGTGTAGGAAAAACAGCCATTGCCGAAGGCCTGGCGTTGAAAATCGCGATGGGTGAAACATCTGATGTGATTCGCAATGCCACGGTTTATGCGCTCGATATGGGTGCACTCCTGGCCGGCACAAAATACCGAGGCGATTTTGAGGAACGGCTTAAAGCAGTATTGCACGCACTGGAGAGAGAGGATCATGCCATCCTTTTTATCGACGAGATTCACACCATTATCGGTGCCGGTGCCGCCAGTGGTGGCACCATGGATGCCTCCAACCTGCTTAAACCTGTACTTGCGAACGGTGAACTGCGCTGCATCGGTGCCACCACCTATCAGGAGTTCCGCAACCTCTTCGAGAAGGATCGCGCGCTCTCCCGCCGCTTCCAGAAGATCGATGTGCCGGAACCGAGTATTGCAGAGACAATCGACATCCTGAAAGGGCTGAAGTCCCGATTTGAGGAGCACCACAACGTGCGCTACAGCCAGGCAGCCATAGAACAGGCCGCCAAACTCGCCAAGCGTCACCTTCATGAACGGTATCTTCCCGACTCAGCCATTGATGTGCTTGATGAGGCTGGTGCGGCCATGCGCGTTCGCCCCGAAGAGAAACGGCGCACTCAGATCAACGTTCACGATATCGAATCGATGATCGCCACGATGGCCCGCATCCCGCAGCAGCAGGTATCCGCATCCGACAAAAAACGGCTGGCTCATCTTGATCGCGACCTCAAACTCTCTGTTTTCGGTCAGGACAGAGCGATCGACATGCTCTCTGCCAGCATCAAGCTCTCACGAGCAGGCCTTTCACACCCCGAAAAGCCGATCGGCTCATTCCTCTTTACCGGCCCGACAGGTGTGGGGAAAACCGAGGTTGCACGCCAGCTGGCGCGCATTATGGGCGTGGAGCTGATTCGTTTTGACATGTCCGAATATATGGAGTCGCACACCGTCTCCCGCCTGATCGGCGCACCTCCTGGTTATGTCGGTTTCGATCAGGGTGGCCTGCTTACTGAAGCGGTCAGCAAAAACCCTCATGCGGTCCTGTTGCTGGATGAGATCGAGAAGGCGCATCCGGACCTCTTTAATCTGCTGCTGCAGGTCATGGATCACGGCACCCTGACCGACAACAATGGACGCAAGGCGGATTTCCGTCATATCGTATTGATTATGACCAGCAATGCCGGTGCCTTCGAGATCCAGCAGGGCTCTATCGGCTTTAATCCGAACCCACAGCAGGGCAAGGATGAGGATGCGATCAAGCGCATCTTCACACCCGAGTTCCGCAACCGGCTGGACAGCATAATCGGATTCTCACAGCTCTCCGAAGAGGTGATCCTTCATGTGGTGGACAAGCTGCTGATCGAACTCGAAGCGCAACTGCTGGAGAGAAAGGTGGAGATCGACGTATCCGATGCAGCCAAGCGCTGGCTGGCCCGCAACGGCCACGATCCGCTGATGGGTGCCCGGCCAATGGCGCGGCTGATCCAGGAGCAGATCAAAAAACCTCTGGCCGATGCCATTCTTTTCGGTGCTCTACAGAAAGGCGGCATTGCCACCATCGACTGCGAAGCTGGCAAGCTGGTGGTACGTGAGCAGGAACCCGAAACGGCATGA